One Leopardus geoffroyi isolate Oge1 chromosome C1, O.geoffroyi_Oge1_pat1.0, whole genome shotgun sequence DNA segment encodes these proteins:
- the FNDC7 gene encoding fibronectin type III domain-containing protein 7 → MAGGPKKCLSFIGFSLICLKMVASANTAPEIPSIDQAYSKISTSITVEWATVPGATSYLLTAEDGDTVIETMVANSPGTVTGLKAATLYQITVRSVSATGRSPASLPKQAKTVLAAPILEVSSPSPDSILVQWEAVYMAIGFSVSIMQANGLGRIWKENTTNTSLTFTRLDAGTLYTIKAYAWNANGTPGDDSTCNQRTSPRAPASIQVSLDSGALKASVSWAPTEGAFNYTVMALSDSSELSCSTTRSACTISSLQCGTEYLISVLASNDAGSSKSTSSEALKTVACAPGRVTVQEDPPGHLSVAWSNVDLGDYYVAFVKSDDGLEVHCNTSLTQCNFLSECGFTYFISVFAYNKAGQSPLGDVFNYTTAPCCPSDINPVLVSSDRVEIVWSPVRGAELYETKAVDGFKVVECNDTAPACTLSALECDTKYNVTVYSFSEVRGSNMSCTSRFVTTAPCSPEIKNVSKDAFSMMRVHWRSTNDDATYTVTAQGEKGLYRCSSTGESCVVGSLPCGSVFSVTAVAETQAGRSLPSFSVPLETVPCCPAGLTVTQVTQSVINVSWTVGTGAQTYVTVLESHTGQSKCLTHQNQCLLGCITCGVNYTVALKAISATGLTADCTYQSYSSSACCPLGVKLYRLSPNGIRIYWQASRGSTNYSTDLYGSKGIFTCAPRAGLSFCDVTEIPCGDVYTVMVSPVAETGLKLTFCPKKIYSVTCSGSTLGMVIYRGKRNAE, encoded by the exons ATGGCTGGCGGACCCAAGAAATGTTTGTCTTTCATTGGATTCAGCCTTATCTGTCTTAAAATG GTTGCTTCAGCAAATAcag CTCCTGAAATACCCTCTATTGATCAGGCATATTCAAAAATCAGCACCAGCATCACTGTGGAATGGGCCACAGTGCCAGGGGCCACCAGTTATCTTCTCACGGCTGAAGATGGAGACACTGTCATTGAAACCATGGTGGCCAATTCCCCAGGCACTGTGACAGGCCTGAAGGCTGCAACCTTGTACCAAATCACTGTCAGATCTGTCAGTGCCACTGGGAGAAGCCCAGCATCGCTTCCAAAGCAGGCCAAGACAG TGTTGGCTGCACCAATTCTAGAAGTAAGCTCTCCAAGTCCAGACTCTATTCTTGTGCAGTGGGAAGCTGTATATATGGCAAttggattctctgtgtccatTATGCAAGCCAATGGTTTGGGTAGAATATGGAAAGAGAATACCACAAACACCTCCTTGACATTCACCAGGTTAGATGCTGGGACTCTCTACACCATAAAGGCCTATGCATGGAATGCCAATGGAACCCCTGGGGACGACTCCACCTGCAATCAGAGAACAA GTCCTCGTGCCCCTGCCAGCATTCAAGTCTCTCTTGACAGTGGGGCTCTGAAGGCTTCTGTTTCATGGGCCCCAACGGAAGGAGCATTCAACTATACCGTGATGGCTTTGAGTGACTCTTCGGAGCTGAGCTGTAGTACGACTCGCAGTGCCTGTACTATCTCCTCCCTACAGTGTGGGACTGAGTACCTAATTTCAGTTTTAGCAAGTAATGATGCTGGGTCTAGCAAGTCAACTTCATCAGAGGCCCTAAAAACTG TTGCCTGTGCACCTGGAAGAGTGACCGTCCAAGAAGATCCTCCGGGCCACCTGTCTGTGGCTTGGTCCAATGTAGATCTGGGTGATTACTATGTGGCCTTTGTGAAGAGTGATGATGGCTTGGAAGTCCACTGCAACACATCCCTCACCCAGTGCAATTTCTTATCTGAATGTGGCTTCACTTACTTTATTAGTGTTTTTGCCTATAACAAGGCAGGGCAGAGTCCTCTGGGCGATGTGTTCAATTATACCACAG CCCCCTGTTGTCCTAGCGATATTAACCCTGTGTTGGTGTCCAGTGACAGAGTAGAGATTGTCTGGTCTCCTGTCCGTGGTGCCGAACTTTATGAAACCAAGGCTGTAGATGGGTTCAAAGTGGTTGAGTGCAATGACACCGCTCCTGCTTGCACCCTCTCCGCTCTAGAGTGTGACACCAAGTACAACGTCACAGTGTATTCCTTCAGCGAAGTCCGGGGCAGCAATATGTCATGTACTTCCCGATTTGTAACCACAG CTCCTTGCAGTCCCGAAATAAAAAACGTTTCAAAGGATGCATTCTCCATGATGCGTGTGCACTGGCGATCCACTAATGACGATGCCACTTACACGGTGACTGCCCAGGGGGAGAAAGGGCTGTATCGGTGCAGCAGCACGGGAGAGTCCTGCGTGGTGGGGAGCTTGCCCTGCGGCTCCGTGTTCTCCGTCACTGCGGTGGCTGAAACACAGGCAGGGCGGAGCCTGCCCAGCTTCAGTGTGCCCCTGGAAACAG TGCCGTGCTGTCCAGCTGGTCTGACAGTAACTCAGGTCACCCAATCAGTAATCAACGTGAGCTGGACTGTTGGGACCGGGGCCCAAACCTATGTGACAGTTCTGGAGTCACACACCGGACAGTCTAAGTGTCTCACCCATCAAAACCAGTGCCTCCTGGGATGCATCACATGTGGCGTCAATTACACAGTGGCATTAAAAGCGATTAGTGCCACTGGGTTGACTGCAGACTGCACCTACCAAAGTTATTCCTCTA GTGCCTGCTGCCCTTTGGGAGTGAAATTATATAGGCTGAGCCCTAATGGCATCCGAATCTACTGGCAAGCCTCCAGGGGCTCTACCAATTATAGCACTGACCTCTACGGTTCTAAAGGCATTTTCACCTGTGCCCCAAGAGCTGGCCTCAGTTTTTGTGATGTCACCGAGATACCCTGTGGGGATGTATATACCGTGATGGTCTCACCAGTTGCTGAGACAGGACTGAAGCTTACTTTCTGtccaaaaaaaatctattcag TAACCTGCTCTGGAAGTACACTTGGAATGG TGATTTACCGAgggaaaagaaatgcagaataa